GCCTCGACCACGATCCGGGTGGCGACCACCCCGGCCACCAGCACGCCGACCACGACCACGGCCGTCACCAGCCGGGCCAGCAGTCCGACCAGCCGCATCGTGCTCCTCTCCGCATCCCGGCGGGACGGGGCGGCGCCGGGCAGAGGCAGGCTAACCGCCGCTGACCGACAGCTCGGCGTCGCGGACGACGTCCAGGGCCGGCCCGGTCAGCTCACGGTGGTCCAGCCAGCCGTCGGGAAGGGCGACCCGCTTGGCCGCGGCCGTGCGCCCGCGAGGCCCCTCGGCAGGCGCCCCGGGCCACGGCTGGTCCCGGTCCACCGTGGCCAGCAGGTCGTCGAGCTGGGCGAGCGACTCGACCAGGCCCAGCGCGGCACGGGTCTGCTGGCCGACGACGAACCCCTTGAGGTACCAGGCGACGTGCTTGCGGATGTCCCGGCAGGCCTTGAGCTCCTCGCCGTAGTGCTCGGCGAGCAGGTGCGCGTGCCGTCGCAGGGTGTCCGCGACCGTGCCGAGGTCGGGTCGGACCCGGGCCGGGTCGCCGGTGAACGCGGCGGCGAGGTCGGCGAACAGCCACGGGCGGCCCAGGCACCCGCGGCCGACGACGACGCCGTCGCACCCCGTCGCGCGGACCATCTCGACGGCGTCCTCGGCGGACCAGATGTCACCGTTGCCGAGGACCGGGACGTCGGTGACGACCTCCTTGAGCCGGGCGATCGCCGTCCAGTCCGCGGTGC
This DNA window, taken from Kineosporiaceae bacterium SCSIO 59966, encodes the following:
- the dusB gene encoding tRNA dihydrouridine synthase DusB, whose amino-acid sequence is MPTASEALARPLRIGPHTAPVPVVLAPMAGITNQAFRRLCREFGAGVYVSEMVTSRALLERTPESMRLIRHDPDESPRSVQLYGVDPVTVAAAVRMLVEEDLADHVDLNFGCPVAKVTRKGGGSALPWKTGLFTAIVRGAVRAAEPAGVPVTVKMRTGVDDEHLTYLEAGRAAEGEGAAAVALHARTAAQFYSGTADWTAIARLKEVVTDVPVLGNGDIWSAEDAVEMVRATGCDGVVVGRGCLGRPWLFADLAAAFTGDPARVRPDLGTVADTLRRHAHLLAEHYGEELKACRDIRKHVAWYLKGFVVGQQTRAALGLVESLAQLDDLLATVDRDQPWPGAPAEGPRGRTAAAKRVALPDGWLDHRELTGPALDVVRDAELSVSGG